The following coding sequences are from one uncultured Desulfobacter sp. window:
- a CDS encoding AAA family ATPase — protein sequence MRVKKLILANCRGLVDTRIPFQAGMNLIVGVNGAGKSTVLEALNILLSKVLAELTTGVSPSPKGFEIEDIAQGKNTMDAQLQFDIENEHQFLLQMIRQREKITSIEKTREEKSFRSGVDVSSFRTEAESTEEGSWLVELPERQPVKLKLEKYPLLLIFSVERARSTYEKTKKLKKVHPGYHGAFSLKRGFNLNDVVEWWESKDAIAQEAPKSSSAKQLALIKETLKELCPLFSKWRLEKEEKNTKDLWIDKTITASKLNEAGELIETQKQEPIRVRQLSDGERSIIAMSFDIARRLILLNEKDDDPVKNGRGIVLIDEIDLHLHPQWQRKIVMDLPRVFPNIQFVATTHSPQVIGEAPPGHVILLREGGKVEIEPESLGRDSGWVLRHIMGTVERNQELQDGLNRIDEFIDVDAFDKARELIVRLREKFGNDPELIEAQACVDRWEFEDDEEDS from the coding sequence ATGCGGGTTAAAAAATTAATACTTGCCAATTGCCGGGGGTTAGTCGATACCAGAATCCCTTTTCAAGCCGGAATGAACCTCATCGTCGGGGTCAATGGCGCGGGTAAATCCACGGTATTGGAAGCGTTGAATATTTTATTATCCAAAGTTTTGGCGGAACTGACCACAGGTGTTTCACCTTCACCCAAAGGCTTTGAAATTGAAGATATTGCCCAGGGTAAAAATACCATGGATGCCCAGCTGCAATTTGATATTGAAAATGAGCATCAATTTTTGCTTCAAATGATTCGACAGCGTGAAAAAATAACCTCAATAGAAAAGACACGCGAAGAGAAGTCGTTTCGTTCAGGCGTTGATGTATCCTCCTTTAGAACAGAAGCTGAAAGCACTGAAGAAGGTTCATGGCTGGTGGAGCTGCCGGAAAGGCAACCCGTTAAACTAAAGCTGGAAAAGTATCCGCTGTTGCTGATTTTTTCTGTGGAACGTGCCCGCTCAACTTATGAGAAAACCAAAAAACTCAAGAAGGTTCACCCGGGATATCACGGTGCTTTCAGCCTTAAACGCGGATTTAACCTCAATGATGTGGTCGAATGGTGGGAAAGCAAAGACGCCATTGCCCAGGAAGCACCGAAAAGCAGCAGCGCCAAACAACTTGCTTTGATCAAAGAGACTTTAAAGGAACTTTGCCCGCTGTTTTCCAAGTGGCGGCTGGAAAAAGAAGAAAAAAACACAAAGGATTTATGGATAGATAAAACAATCACAGCTTCTAAGCTGAACGAGGCTGGAGAATTGATCGAGACCCAAAAGCAAGAACCAATAAGGGTTCGACAATTATCAGATGGCGAGAGATCCATCATTGCCATGAGCTTTGATATTGCCAGGCGCTTAATCCTGTTGAATGAAAAAGATGATGACCCCGTCAAAAACGGCAGGGGTATAGTGTTGATTGATGAGATTGACCTTCACCTGCATCCCCAATGGCAGCGAAAAATCGTTATGGATCTGCCCCGTGTGTTTCCCAATATTCAGTTTGTCGCTACCACGCATTCTCCTCAGGTGATAGGAGAAGCCCCCCCCGGACATGTCATTCTGTTGCGTGAGGGCGGCAAAGTTGAGATTGAGCCTGAATCCCTTGGCCGGGACAGCGGATGGGTTCTGCGTCACATTATGGGAACTGTTGAGCGGAACCAAGAATTGCAGGACGGATTAAACCGTATTGATGAATTTATCGATGTGGATGCTTTTGATAAAGCCCGTGAATTGATTGTACGCCTGAGAGA
- a CDS encoding restriction endonuclease has translation MIPKYEEIMLPFLKFLSDGNEHSLSETHDALAKQFQLADSELRELLPSGRQPIFRNRVGWARTYLKKAKLLISPKRAHFKISERGLELLKENPDQITSKFLTRYEEFVEFQSIKKDKKEEKGQVSQSQLINGADQTPEELFEMAYQKLHTELSKEVLEIVKSCSPAFFERLVIDLLITMGYGGSRREAGQAMGKSGDGGIDGLIKEDKLGLDVIYLQAKKWENSVPVKEIRDFTGALASKKAKKGIFITTSSFPKSAYDFVSQVEYKIILIDGERLADLMIENSVGLSIINTYHIKTIDFDYFEDN, from the coding sequence ATGATCCCAAAATACGAAGAAATTATGCTACCATTTCTAAAGTTTCTCTCGGATGGCAATGAGCATAGTTTAAGTGAAACGCATGATGCTCTGGCAAAACAGTTTCAATTAGCTGATTCAGAGTTGCGGGAGTTATTACCAAGTGGCCGACAACCTATATTTCGGAATAGAGTTGGGTGGGCAAGAACATATTTAAAGAAAGCTAAACTTCTTATTTCTCCTAAAAGGGCTCATTTCAAAATCAGTGAAAGAGGATTGGAACTTTTAAAAGAAAATCCAGATCAAATCACTTCCAAATTTTTAACCCGGTATGAAGAATTCGTAGAATTTCAATCGATTAAAAAAGATAAAAAAGAAGAAAAGGGACAGGTATCACAGTCTCAACTTATCAACGGCGCTGATCAGACTCCGGAAGAGTTGTTTGAAATGGCGTACCAGAAATTGCACACTGAATTGTCGAAAGAAGTCCTTGAAATTGTCAAATCATGTTCTCCTGCTTTCTTTGAGAGATTGGTTATCGACCTTCTCATTACAATGGGATATGGCGGTTCAAGAAGAGAAGCCGGGCAGGCTATGGGAAAATCCGGAGACGGCGGAATTGATGGGCTCATCAAAGAGGATAAACTGGGCCTTGACGTGATATACCTTCAAGCAAAAAAATGGGAGAACTCAGTTCCTGTAAAAGAAATCAGAGACTTCACCGGCGCCCTTGCCTCCAAGAAAGCCAAAAAAGGAATTTTCATCACAACCTCAAGTTTTCCGAAAAGTGCTTACGACTTTGTGTCTCAAGTTGAATATAAAATTATCCTGATTGATGGTGAGCGCTTGGCCGATTTGATGATAGAAAACAGTGTCGGATTATCAATAATAAACACATATCATATCAAAACCATTGACTTTGATTATTTTGAAGATAATTGA
- a CDS encoding helix-turn-helix transcriptional regulator, translated as MTPEHENYSELVKEVRRQLEFSQEDLARELGVSFATVNRWENGKTNPSKMAQNAFNQFCEKKIESNELHLPGEEK; from the coding sequence ATGACCCCAGAGCATGAAAATTATTCTGAATTAGTTAAAGAAGTCCGCCGTCAGCTAGAGTTTAGCCAGGAGGATCTGGCCCGGGAGTTGGGCGTCAGCTTTGCTACTGTGAATCGCTGGGAGAACGGGAAAACAAACCCTTCTAAAATGGCTCAAAATGCGTTTAATCAGTTTTGTGAAAAAAAGATCGAGAGTAACGAACTACATCTGCCTGGAGAAGAAAAATGA
- a CDS encoding restriction endonuclease subunit S, with amino-acid sequence MIVPNLLPPNWISAPLKRFLAIRSGDMISATEECDGDIPIYGGNGIRGYTDKINTKAPAIVIGRVGAKCGNIHLVLKDFWASEHAFVVYPNKKFSLRYGMYLLTALNLNQYAIRTAQPLLNTEAVVTQNSSWPVSFEKQSIIANYLDKKTAEIDRLITAKKNLLSLLDEKKQAVIAHAVTRGLDPDVGLKDSGIPWLGLIPEHWKVERVTNYFEERDDRCRPELPLLVVSIHSGVSLRKLSQDKIEQRAEDYNSYKVALKNDIVFNKMRMWQGAVGAVPCDGLVSPDYVVAYPSEHINSNFFGMLFKTGRFSDECGSRSHGIVWDRLRLYWDEFKDISIPIPPLEEQQQIVIKVKRQTAQISDLKKATEKTISLLQERRSALISAAVTGKIDQEVLDAG; translated from the coding sequence ATGATTGTTCCGAACCTCTTACCTCCTAATTGGATAAGTGCTCCTTTAAAAAGATTTTTAGCGATCAGAAGTGGGGATATGATTTCTGCTACTGAAGAATGTGACGGTGATATTCCGATATATGGCGGTAATGGCATCCGTGGTTATACAGACAAAATTAACACAAAAGCGCCTGCTATAGTAATAGGTAGAGTTGGAGCCAAATGCGGTAATATTCACTTGGTTCTAAAGGACTTTTGGGCATCAGAGCACGCATTCGTTGTTTATCCAAACAAAAAGTTTTCCTTACGTTATGGTATGTATCTTTTAACTGCTCTTAATCTGAATCAATACGCAATACGAACTGCTCAACCACTTTTAAACACTGAGGCTGTAGTCACTCAGAATAGTAGCTGGCCAGTGTCTTTTGAAAAACAATCAATTATCGCAAACTATCTTGATAAAAAAACAGCAGAGATAGACCGACTAATAACAGCCAAAAAAAATCTTCTCTCGTTGTTAGATGAGAAAAAACAGGCCGTGATTGCCCATGCAGTCACACGTGGGCTTGACCCTGATGTTGGCCTAAAGGATTCCGGCATTCCCTGGCTAGGGTTGATTCCTGAGCATTGGAAAGTAGAACGTGTAACTAATTATTTTGAGGAAAGGGATGATCGGTGTCGACCTGAGCTGCCCTTATTAGTGGTTTCTATTCATAGTGGTGTGAGTTTACGTAAGTTATCTCAAGACAAGATTGAACAACGGGCAGAAGATTATAACAGCTATAAAGTGGCACTCAAAAATGATATCGTTTTTAATAAAATGCGTATGTGGCAAGGGGCTGTAGGGGCTGTTCCATGTGACGGTCTTGTAAGCCCAGATTATGTTGTTGCATATCCAAGTGAACACATTAATTCAAATTTTTTTGGTATGTTATTTAAAACTGGCCGATTTAGTGATGAATGCGGGAGTCGTTCTCATGGAATAGTATGGGATCGTTTGAGATTATACTGGGATGAATTTAAAGACATATCAATACCTATTCCACCATTAGAAGAGCAGCAACAAATCGTTATTAAAGTCAAACGACAAACTGCTCAAATATCTGACTTAAAAAAAGCCACTGAAAAAACAATATCCCTTCTTCAAGAAAGACGTTCAGCCTTGATATCTGCTGCTGTCACCGGAAAAATAGACCAGGAGGTTCTTGATGCGGGTTAA
- a CDS encoding class I SAM-dependent DNA methyltransferase produces the protein MSKSHELSNFIWSIADLLRGPYRPPQYERVMLPLVVLRRFDCVLEKNKADVLKKYEQYKDKYEGDALDSILNKASEQRFHNHSPLNFEKLKGDSDHIDQHLVSYIQGFSENVRKIFERFEFTAEIERMREHDILFLVIRRFCEVDLHPDVVDNIQMGLLFEDLIRRFNEQANETAGDHFTPREVIRLMVHLLFINDDDLLSKSNTIRKMLDPTCGTGGMLSEARNYLLEHHEKAKLYVYGQDFNPRSYAVAASDLLMKENPKEASQSTIRFGDTLLNDQFKYDETNSDKRATFDYFLANPPFGVDWKRQSKEVKRESEKEGFSGRFGAGTPRVNDGALLFLQHMVSKFEPVDLKQNRYGSRLAIVFNGSPLFTGGAGSGESNIRKWIIEKDWLEAIIAMPEQMFYNTGIGTYIWVVTNRKEEHRKGKIQLIDGREKWEPLRRSLGDKRRQFNDTHIDGIVREYGNFIQSDTSKAFDNADFGFQRITVERPLRLRYQMSLERKEQFLELCPELLKDIQEIDKTFGREPDADWSALWKKIQTLLKKLDSTWRAPQKKSFRAVFTETNETAEPVILKKIKGKVIYEADPKLRDFENVPLKETIEDYFNREVLPHVPDAWVDESKTKVGYEINFNRHFYKFSELRSLAEIDADIKAAEEEILRLLDEVAE, from the coding sequence ATGAGCAAGAGTCATGAGTTATCGAATTTTATCTGGTCCATCGCTGATTTGCTGCGGGGACCATACAGGCCTCCCCAGTATGAGCGGGTCATGCTGCCCCTGGTTGTCTTGCGCCGCTTTGACTGCGTTCTTGAAAAAAACAAGGCCGATGTACTCAAAAAATATGAACAATACAAGGACAAGTATGAAGGCGACGCTTTGGACAGTATCCTTAATAAAGCGTCTGAACAGCGATTTCATAATCACTCCCCATTGAATTTTGAAAAACTCAAAGGAGATTCAGATCATATTGATCAGCACCTTGTCTCCTATATTCAAGGGTTTTCTGAAAATGTACGCAAGATTTTTGAACGATTTGAGTTCACCGCTGAAATTGAGCGGATGCGGGAACATGATATTCTTTTTCTTGTCATTCGTCGATTTTGTGAGGTCGATCTTCATCCGGACGTGGTTGACAATATCCAAATGGGGCTGCTCTTTGAAGATCTGATCCGGCGGTTTAATGAGCAGGCCAATGAGACTGCCGGAGACCATTTTACACCCCGTGAAGTCATCCGGTTAATGGTTCATCTCTTGTTTATCAACGATGATGATCTTTTGTCCAAGTCAAACACCATCCGGAAAATGCTGGACCCCACCTGCGGCACCGGCGGGATGTTGTCGGAAGCACGGAACTACCTGCTCGAACATCATGAAAAAGCAAAACTTTACGTTTATGGTCAGGATTTTAATCCCCGTTCCTATGCAGTTGCAGCCTCAGACCTTTTGATGAAGGAAAACCCGAAAGAAGCCAGTCAATCCACCATTCGATTCGGGGACACACTTTTAAATGATCAGTTTAAATACGATGAGACCAATAGCGATAAAAGGGCAACCTTTGACTATTTCTTAGCCAATCCGCCATTTGGAGTCGACTGGAAACGACAGTCCAAAGAGGTCAAGCGGGAATCTGAAAAAGAGGGATTCAGCGGTCGTTTCGGTGCGGGCACCCCCCGGGTCAATGATGGTGCCCTGCTTTTTCTTCAGCATATGGTCAGCAAGTTTGAGCCGGTTGATCTGAAACAGAACCGGTATGGATCTCGTCTTGCCATTGTGTTTAACGGCTCTCCCCTGTTTACCGGTGGGGCAGGTTCCGGCGAAAGCAATATCAGAAAGTGGATTATTGAAAAAGATTGGCTTGAGGCCATTATCGCCATGCCCGAACAGATGTTTTACAACACCGGCATCGGCACCTATATCTGGGTGGTGACCAACCGAAAGGAAGAACACCGCAAAGGCAAAATCCAGCTTATTGATGGCAGGGAGAAATGGGAGCCCCTGCGCCGGAGTCTTGGAGATAAGCGCCGGCAGTTCAATGATACCCATATTGACGGGATCGTCCGGGAATATGGAAATTTTATCCAATCCGACACCAGCAAGGCTTTTGACAATGCAGATTTCGGGTTTCAGCGCATAACGGTGGAGCGTCCTTTGCGCCTCCGGTATCAGATGAGTCTTGAGCGAAAAGAGCAGTTTCTAGAGCTTTGCCCGGAACTCCTCAAAGATATTCAGGAGATTGACAAAACTTTTGGCCGAGAACCAGATGCCGACTGGAGCGCCTTGTGGAAAAAAATTCAAACACTTTTAAAAAAGCTGGACAGCACGTGGCGTGCACCCCAGAAAAAATCATTTCGTGCGGTGTTTACCGAAACCAATGAAACAGCCGAACCGGTCATCCTGAAAAAAATCAAGGGCAAGGTGATTTATGAGGCTGACCCCAAACTGCGGGATTTTGAAAATGTGCCGTTAAAAGAAACCATTGAGGACTATTTTAACCGGGAAGTATTGCCCCATGTTCCCGATGCCTGGGTGGATGAGAGCAAAACCAAGGTGGGATATGAAATTAACTTTAACCGGCATTTCTATAAGTTTAGCGAATTAAGGAGTCTTGCAGAGATTGATGCGGATATTAAGGCTGCTGAGGAGGAAATTTTAAGGTTGTTGGATGAGGTTGCAGAATGA